In Actinomadura luteofluorescens, the sequence AAGCAGATCCAGACGCCTTGGTGCAAAAATTCCAAGAACTGCGAGAAAGTGTCACTGAAGTGATGGCATACGCAGTGAACGGGCATGACTTTATTGAATACTTGTGCCTCTATCTCAAGAAATGTCACGCTCAACTTTTCCGGGAAGATAGGAAAGGTTTCAAAGATCCGGATACCGCCCGAAATTCTCTGCTCGGCTGCCTTGATGTCGGCGACCTGGCGAGAGAGAACTTGTTCGCTCAACTCTTGAAGCGAGTAAGGAAAAGCTAAGCAGCCCCTTTTATCTGTCGAAGACGGTCAAGGTGCTCAGCCAAAGCCGGATGGTCAGACGAGAGCATCCGCGACGGCCCTCCATCGAGTCGGTCACCACCACCGCCCCTGCTGCCGTCAATTTGGCTTCCTTGCCGGGCTTGTTGGCATAGCCGATGGTGGCCACTTTCGCGGCGTGGCCAGCTTGTACGTCTCGGACCGCGTCGCCTATAAGGATGCAGGACTCGGGTGCGGCGGACGCGCCGGCCAGGGCATCGAGGAGCAGGCGGGGACTGGGTTTCATGGATGTGGGGTCGCCCGGTACTCGCCCGAACACTCCAGCAATGACGTCGGCGAGCCCGTGAGCATCGAGATAGTCGCGGATCGCGGCACCCGAGTTGTTGCTGATGATCCAGACGGAGCGGCCCGACTCGACACAGGCACGAATGGCGGCTTCCCCACCGGCGTTCCGCTCAGCGCTCGCGACCGCCTCCACCTCCAACCGTGTCAGCGTCCTGTCCGCGGTCGCCGCCAAGTCCGGACGCGCATCGGCGACGTGCCGCAACAGGGCGAGCGGATCTGTCTCCGTCGCCCAATCAGCGGGGGCATCCACTGTGAGGGTGGAAAGGAGCGCACCGTACAGCCGACGCGCCACCTCGGGTGCGGGCAGACCGGCGAAGACTGAACAGACTGGACCGTCGAAGTCGAGCAGTACGTGCTTGACGGGGCGAAGCACATCGGCGAGATGGTTCGTGCTCATGGCTGCCGCTCGTAGGCGATGGTGTTCCACACGCTGTCGAACCAGAGTTGAGCCTGCTGAATGTAGAGCGAACCCAGCGAGGCGTCATCCGGTCCAGCGGAGTGGTGGAAGAGGGTCGTGTCTTTACCGGTGACGTCGAAGAATGTACGCGGCTCACCCTCAAGCGAGAGGGACCGCTCCCGCAACGGGTAAAACCCGAAGAAGGCTTCCTTCCGGTTCAGGATGTACAGCTTGAACAGACTGGAAGCCTTGTGTACGCGCACCTCTACGCTGACGGACTTGACCAGTCCGTACTCCGCGAGCACTCCCACGGAGTGCTCGATACCGCCGGCGTTCGTCAGCGCGATGTTCCGCGCCCGGTCACGCAGCGCGACTTCGTCCCGTAGTCCGTCGACAAGAACAGGGACCGCCATGGGTACGGTCGTGTCCGGCAGGAGCAGACGCACCGTGATCGATTCAGGGGTGAGTCGACCCGAACGGATCTTGTCCAGCGGTTCCTGCATGGCGTTGTAGAGCGTTTCGCTGGAGAACCCCGCGAAGTCTAGGGTGACCTGCGGTTCGGCAAACGCCGCTTCGATGTGGGGCCTGAGCCCTACGGGCCGCTCCGTACGCTCCCGCACGAATGACCCGCTGCCCTGGCGAGTGATGATCAGTCCCTCGCTCCGAAGCAGCTCCAAGGCCTTGTCCACAGTGCCGCGCGCCACGGTGTAGCGCCGGGCCAGCTCAGGGCCGGAAGGAAGTTTGTCACCAGGGGCGAACCCCTCCTTCTTCGTGAGAATCGCGGCTCGCAGAGAGCTGCTGACCTGCTGATACGGCGGTCGCGGGTCGTCCGGGTCAAGGCTCATCCCTCCATGTTAGGTCACATGTTCAACATGGTCGACTTACCCAACTCTCTTGACCTGCCTAAGCAGGTTGCCTATGTTGAGCATGTCGCCGCGAACGAAGCGAAGACAGCCGGAAGGGCCCTTCTTTGGGCTGTTTCGAGCTGCACGACAAGGGGCCCCGGGTAGATGGGGCCGAGGGACCCGGACCCCTGGTCAACCGGAGGGCCTGAGACGTGACCCACGTCTCCGCCTGAAACGGGAGCACGCTCCCGAAGACACCTTCTACGCATGAACGCCCTGGTCCGAAGGCTGGCAACGTCAACCGGTCGCCGTCCCCGCCGCACACAGCGCGGTGGGGACGGCGCGCTTCTCCCCGTTCGTTCCGCCCCTTCGATGTTTGGAGTAGCCGGATGCACCTCGCAGCCTCTTCTGGTCCCGCCGCTTGTGTTCCGGCTCCCGCTCAGGTGGGAGCGACGGGGTTCTACGTCACGGTGCGGACCAGCGCCCGAGCCCACGCCGCGCTCGCGCTGGGTCCCTTCGACAGTCACCGGGCCGCGCGCCTGGAGGTCGACCGCGTCCGCCAGTTCGTCACCGCCCAGAGCCGCCAGGCCGGGTGGTGGCTGTTTGAAACCACCCGCTTCACCGCGCAGCCCGACCGCGCGCTGCCGACCGGCACCCTCAACGCCCTGCTGGCCTCCGGCCAGATAGCCGCCTGACTTCAGGCGACACCCCCCCGGCCGCAGGCAGACCGCCTGCCAGTCGACCAAGCAAAGGAGACCCACTGTGATGCCGCAGAAAGGCAAGCTCGGGCCCTGGATCACCGGTCTGGTGATCGCGGTGTTCGCCTTCCAGAACCCAGAGAAGGCCGCCTCTCTGATCAACCAGTTCTTCGACGCGGTCGGCCGGTTCGCGGGGGCGCTGGGATGACCGCGACGCCCCTGGAAGAGCTGCCCGCGATGACCGCACTGGGTGCGATGGACCTGCGCGGCAGGCCCGTCACCGGCGCGCAGTGCCGGTTCGATCCCGAGTTGCACACCGGCCCGGACGGCGAGGAGTCGCCGGACGAGCGTGCGGCCCGCGAGCTGGTGGCCGCGCAGGTGTGCGAGTCCTGCCCGCTGCGGGCCCAGTGCTTGGAGCTGGCGATGCAGATCCGCCCCGAGTTCGGGGTGTGGGCCGGTTTCACCGCCGCCGAACTCGCCGTCGACCTGTCCGGCGTCGATCTGTCCGACCTCAACCTGTTCGCCCCGGACCTCAACGAGGTGGCCTGACCAATGAGCACCGCCGACACCGCCGCGGTCCATGCCGCGCTGACCCGGCACTACGACCGCATGAGGCGCACCAATCCCCGCACGTACACGCACCCGTCCGTCCTGCAGGGCATTCGCGACGGCGCGGCGTGGGCCGACCCGGAGATGGATCCGACCCGGATCGACTGGGAGGCGCGGCAGGCCGCCGCGGCGATCCCGTTCAAGGTCGTCGACGGGCGGCCGGTCAACCCGTGCGAGAAGACCTCGGTGAGCCGGGGTCGTAATGAGCTGGGGCACTGGGGCGAGGCGCTGGCCGCCGATGCGCTGGTGTCGCTGCACGACACGTCCGGCCGCCGGTGGATCCTCATGGTCGAGCGCGGCGACGGGCACGGCTGGGCGCTGCCCGGCGGGTTCGTCGACCCCGGCGAGACCCCGGCCGCCGCCGCCGCGCGGGAGCTGGCCGAGGAGACCGGGCTTGTCCTGTCCGCCTCGTACTTCACCGCGACCGCGCCGCGGTACGTGCCCGACCCCCGCGCCTCGGATGAGGCGTGGATGGTCACCGTGCTGAGCATCGCCGACCTGGCGCGCGTGGACATCCTGGACTTCCCGCGCGTGGCCGGCGTCGACGATGCCCGCCGCGCCGAATGGGTCCCGGCCCCCTCCTACAGGGTCCTGACCGGCGTCCTGGCCGAGGTCCACGACGGCCAGGTCTTCCCCGCCCATACCGCGATGCTCCGCACCGCCCTGGACGGCGCCCCCGCCCGGGGAACCGCCACCACCCACCTGCACGGAAGGAAGTAGCAACGATGGCAGGAAAGTGGATCCTCAGCGCCGATGTCCCCAACTCGGTGACCGGCGAACGCGGGGACTCGGCCCTGATCCACGACAAGGCCGACCTCGACCGGCGCCTGGCGGCGGCCCGCAAGGCCGGTGTGAAGGTCAAGGTCCGCAAGGCCCAGTAGGACGCGCGCCCTCTGGCGTTGCGTCCTGCCGCTCACCCCGCCCCCCAGAGGGGTGAGCGGCTCACGGAACGGCAGAACCGCCGCCCCCGCACCGGCCACGGTGCGGCACGTTGCGCCCCGGGACGCCCGCACGACCAAGCACTAGCGCCCCGGGGCCCCTCCATCAGGAAGGAAGTCCCATCATGACGTACCTGCGTTTGCTCCGCCACGTGTCGGACGTGGTGAGGGCCCAGGCCTGCCACTACTGCGGTGGCGCGAAGAAGCTCGGTTCCACCAACCGGACGTGCCCGGTGTGCTCGGGCACCGGCACGTGCCCCGGCGGGCGGTGACCGCGCGATGAGTTCGTGGAACGAGTGCCCCACGTGCGGCACCTGCTACGACACCCCGGCCGAGGCCGCGCGGTGCCGGGAGAGCCACTGACATGGCCGCGCGGATCTCGGCGTGCTGCAAAGCGCCGGTGAAGGCGACCATGACCAGCGCCCGATGCTCCAAGTGCGAGCGTCAGGTCACCCCGCTTGAAGTCATCGGCGCTTCGGGCCGGTAGCGATGCCTGCCGCCGCGAGCCTGGCCTTCATGGATCCGGCCGGTGACCGCTGGGGTGTCCCGACGTGGTCCTGGGGCCAGGCGCCCGCGCACCTGCTCACCCGGGCACAGCTCCGCGACCGCGGGCTGTGCCCGGGCGGGCAGCCGGTGGCGGGCCAGATCCTGTGGCGCTCCCGGCGAGCGGCCCGCGACGGGTGGACCCGCGCGGCGTACCTGTACGACGTGCGGCTGGCCAAGCCGCGCCGCCCCGCCACCCCCGCCCAACTGCGTGCGCTGGCCAAAGCCCTGGCTGCGCGGCGCACCTGCCCGCGCTGCGGACGCGATGCGGGCTACGTCCTGCCCCAACGCATCGGGGCGTGCCTGACCTGCGCGGACCCGTGGGAACTCGGCCGCGCCTGACCGAAAGGAGAGCCTCGTGGTGGAGATCAGCTCCAGCGACGCGCGTGTGATCGTGGTGGCGCTGCGCAGCCGGGCGCTGCGCATGACCCAGGCGGCCGCCCAGGCCGCGCACCCGGCCGGAGCCACGGTCGCGCTGGAGGCGGCCGAGCGGTGCCGCCGCCTCGCCGACACCGTGGGCCTGGCCGCGCAGGGGACTGCCGTGCAGGGGCCTGCCGCGCGGCCCGACTCGCCGCCGGCCCGTGAGGGGGCGGTGGTGTGAGTACGGCGCAGATGGTGCGGCGCACGGGTGTGCTTCCGCTGCTGGCCGCGCTGCTGCTGGTCCTTGCGGTGGCCGCGCTGCGGCTGGTGTCCCTCACAGCGGTGGTCGTGGCCGCCGCCGTCGATGGTGTCGCCGAGCTGGCCACCGACGCGCTGACCTCGGTGGCCGGGACGTCCGGGCCGGTGGCCCACCAAGGAGGAAGACGATGACCGCCCTCAACCCCGAGACCCGGGCCGTGATCGACGCCGTCCTGGAGGCCCTGGCGATCCCCTACGCGGCGACCGTCGGCCACGAGGAGACCCGCGCGAAGATCCTCGCCGAGCGGCTCAGCCTGACCGTGGTGGTGCTGGAGACCCTCACCAAGCGAGACGTCGGCCTGGCGTGGTCGCTGGAGTACCTGCGCGAGCGCCTCGCCGACTACCCGCCCACCGGCTACGTCACCTATGACCAGGCCGCCGAGCACCTCGCCGCAGGCGCGTCCTGGATGGAGGCCGTCCGGCTCGACGACAGCGGCGATGACAGCGGCGATGGCGACCCGACCGAACGTGAAGGAGGCAGACGATGACCGCTCAGGCTTCGACTCCCGACCCTGACGAGGTCGGGCAGGGCATCAACGCCCTGGAGGCATACCTTGCCGCCCAGCCGCCCACCCAGCCGCCCAGCGAGCCGCCCGCGCAGGGCCCGGCAACGGACGAGGGTGCTGATGGCCGGACCCGGCGTGTCCGCAAGCTTGCCGGTGAGGTCGCCGAGGCGCACCGCCTCGCCGAGCTGCAAGACGACGACACGCCCCTGCTGCTGGACTCGGGCCGGGTCCGCAAGCGGCGCCGCAAGGCGCACGAGGCGTCCCGGCTCCACAAGCTGGGGCAGGACCCGGCGATGCGGGCATGGCAGGCCGCGCGGATGCGCCGCCTGCTGGTGGCCGCGGGCATGGTGGCGCTGACGCTGGCGCTGGCCTGGTCAACCGCCGGAGTCCAGACGTTCGCCGCCGGTGAGGCCAAGGACTGGACGCCCGCGTGGGTGTTCGCGTGGCTGGTGGAGCCGTTCATGTCGCTGGCGCTGCTGACCGTGGTCGGCGCCAAGGCATACCTGGGCACCCGAGGGCAGCCGATCAACTCTCAGAAGCTGGACCGGATCGAGTACGGGTTCCTGGGCCTGACGCTGACGATGAACGCCTGGCCCTACCTGCCCGGCGTCGCCGACACCTTCCAGGTGTCCCGACTGGTGCTGCACATCCTGGGCCCGGTCGTCGCGGTGGCGGTGGTGACCGCGCTGCCGATCATCCTGGAGGCCTTCGCCCGCCTGGACCACCGCCCGGCCCATCCCGGCGTTACCGGGCCCCTTACTGCCCCCGCGTACAGCGCAAACGCCAACACCGACCGGCCCGCCGGTAACCCCCCGGGTAACGGTGTGGAGCGGGACCACGTGGCCGCGCTGACCATCCTGGCCCGGTCGTTGATCGCCTCGGGTGATCTGCCCGCCACGCCGTCTGCCAACGCCCTGCGGCAAGTCCTGCGGTGCGGGATGGACACCGCCCGGCAGGTCCGCGACGAGCTACGTGGAGGTGACGACCGAGATGAGTGAGCCGGGACACCGGGGCGAGCCGGACAGAGCCTCCCCGCTGCCTGGGCCGCCGCCGAGTTTCGGTGCCTCCTCCTCCCCCGTGCGGTGGGAGGAGGAGGCGGCCGATCCGCTGGTGGTGTGGGTGCGCTGGCACCTGGTGGAACTGGCCGGCGTCGGTGCACCGCTGGGCCTGGCGGTGACCGTGTCCTGGTGGTTCGCGGTCCTGGCAGCCGGGGCGGCCAGTGCATGGGCGGCGCAGGAAGCCCGCCAGGCCCACCGGCACCGCCGGTTGAACACGGCCGCAACGACGGCCATCGACGCAAGTGAGGAGAGCGAGTGATGGACGGCGCCAGCAACACCAGCAGGGCCAGCGAGCTTGCCACCGTGGTGCGGCTGCCCGTTGACCAGCACGACCAGCACGACCAGCCCGGCAAACCCGGGGACGCCGAGGGCGATGCGGTGTCGGGGCGGGTGCTGACCGCCGAGCAGTACGCCCGGATGCTCAGCCAGCGTGAACAGGCGTACGCGCGGTGGCACGGCTACCGCTCCGACGCGGCGTGGCTGGCCCGCGCGCTGGGCGCGGTGGCCGCCGACGACCGGACCAAGTTCGTGGCCCGCAACGCCTGGTATGTGCCGGTCGGGGCGGGTGTGGTGGCCCGGCGGGTGTGGGAGGCCAAGACCAACTCCCGCTATGAGCGGATGATGCGCGCGGCCGAGGCCGCCGGGGACTTCGAAGCCGTCGCCGACTGGGAGCAGCGCGCCGAACAGGCCCGCCAGCGCCGCCACCAGCGGGTCATGGACTGGATCACCAACCCGGTCCAGTTCGCCAAGACCGCCGCCGTCAGCGTCGGAACCAGCGTCGGCGCGCTGCTGGGCCTGGGGGTCGCGATGGCGGTCTCCGAACACGACCCGTCCCTGGTCAACGACCCGCTGATGGCCGCCGCCATGGTCGTGCACGGCACCGCCGTGGCGGTACAGGCCGCGTGGGAGCCCACCATGACCATCGCGCCCTGGGCGACGGCCGCGTGGCTGTGGAACGAGGGCCGCCGCCGCGGCGCCGGAGTGCCGGGCTGGCTGGCCGCACCCGCCGAGGAAGGAGCCGACACGCACATGGTGGTCACCGCGGACACCATCGTGCTGGCGTTGCAGCACCTGAAGATCCCCGAGCTGAAGAAGGCGTTCAAGGACGGGTGGGTGCCGACGTTCGACCCGCAGCCCGTGCGGGACGGGCAGGGCTACCACACGGTGTTCACCCTCCCGCTGGGGGTGACCGCCGAAATGGTCGCCGACCTGCGGCCGGTGCTGGCCCGCAACCTGCACCGCGCCGAGATCGAGGTGTGGCCGTCCGACGCCGACAAGGCCGGGACCGGCAAGGCCGGGTCGGTTGACCTGTGGGTCGCCGACGCCGGAGCCATCTCCCGCAACGCCCCGGAGTACCCGCTGCTGCACGAGGGCACCGCGGACGTGTTCACCGGCGTCCCGGGCGGGGTGTCGCCGCGCGGCGACGCCATCACCGTGCCGGTGGTGTCCAACAACGTGGTGGCCGGCGGGCAGATGGGGCAGGGCAAGTCCAACGCCTGCCGCGTCGTCATGCTCGGTGCCGCGCTGGACCCGCTGGCCGAGCTGGATGTGTTCGTGTTCGCCAACAACGGCGACTTCGACTCCTACGCCCCCCGCCTGGCCCGCTACCGCAAGGGCGTGGACGACGAGACCGCCGCCGCCGCGCTGGCTCGGCTGCACGAGCTGTACGCCGAGGTCGGACGCCGGGAGAACCGGCTCGCCGAGCTGGGAGCCAAGAAGGTCACCCGGAGCCTGGCCGAGCAGCACGCCGACCTGCACCCGATCGTGGCGCTGTTCTCCGAATGCCACGAGCTGTTCGGGCACCCCACCTACGGGGACCAGGCCGCCGAGCTGGCGACCAAGACCGCCAAACGCGCCCGCAAGACCGCGATCACGCTGATGTTCGACACCCAGTCGTCCCGAAAGGAGGCCATCCCGCCCAAGCTCGTCGAACTCGTGTCGGTGAACGCCTGCTTCTACGTCAAGACCTGGCGGTCCAACGACGGGTTCCTGGGTGATGGGTCGTTCGCCGCCGGTATCCGCGCGACCGAGCTGCGGCCCGGACGCGACCGGGGAACCTCCCTGATCACCGGGGTGTCCGACGCGCCGTTTGAGCTGCTGCGCTGGTACTTCATCGAGGTCGACGACGACACCGGCTACGACGCTGCCGCCGACGTCATCGCCCGCGCCATGACCCAGGTCCACCCGGCCACCCCGGTGCAGGCCAACACCAAGCCCACCACGGTTGAGCAGCGTGACCTGCTGGACGACCTCGACGAGGTGCTGGGCACCGAACGCGTCCGGCTCGCCGACGTGCCCGCGCTGCTGCGCGACCTGGCCCCCACCTGGGGCCCGTATCTCGCGCTGACCGGCGCGCAGCTCCGCGAGCGGCTCACCGAGCTGAGGGTCAAGACCAC encodes:
- a CDS encoding conjugal transfer protein TraI, producing the protein MTAQASTPDPDEVGQGINALEAYLAAQPPTQPPSEPPAQGPATDEGADGRTRRVRKLAGEVAEAHRLAELQDDDTPLLLDSGRVRKRRRKAHEASRLHKLGQDPAMRAWQAARMRRLLVAAGMVALTLALAWSTAGVQTFAAGEAKDWTPAWVFAWLVEPFMSLALLTVVGAKAYLGTRGQPINSQKLDRIEYGFLGLTLTMNAWPYLPGVADTFQVSRLVLHILGPVVAVAVVTALPIILEAFARLDHRPAHPGVTGPLTAPAYSANANTDRPAGNPPGNGVERDHVAALTILARSLIASGDLPATPSANALRQVLRCGMDTARQVRDELRGGDDRDE
- a CDS encoding HAD family hydrolase — translated: MSTNHLADVLRPVKHVLLDFDGPVCSVFAGLPAPEVARRLYGALLSTLTVDAPADWATETDPLALLRHVADARPDLAATADRTLTRLEVEAVASAERNAGGEAAIRACVESGRSVWIISNNSGAAIRDYLDAHGLADVIAGVFGRVPGDPTSMKPSPRLLLDALAGASAAPESCILIGDAVRDVQAGHAAKVATIGYANKPGKEAKLTAAGAVVVTDSMEGRRGCSRLTIRLWLSTLTVFDR
- a CDS encoding cell division protein FtsK; translated protein: MDGASNTSRASELATVVRLPVDQHDQHDQPGKPGDAEGDAVSGRVLTAEQYARMLSQREQAYARWHGYRSDAAWLARALGAVAADDRTKFVARNAWYVPVGAGVVARRVWEAKTNSRYERMMRAAEAAGDFEAVADWEQRAEQARQRRHQRVMDWITNPVQFAKTAAVSVGTSVGALLGLGVAMAVSEHDPSLVNDPLMAAAMVVHGTAVAVQAAWEPTMTIAPWATAAWLWNEGRRRGAGVPGWLAAPAEEGADTHMVVTADTIVLALQHLKIPELKKAFKDGWVPTFDPQPVRDGQGYHTVFTLPLGVTAEMVADLRPVLARNLHRAEIEVWPSDADKAGTGKAGSVDLWVADAGAISRNAPEYPLLHEGTADVFTGVPGGVSPRGDAITVPVVSNNVVAGGQMGQGKSNACRVVMLGAALDPLAELDVFVFANNGDFDSYAPRLARYRKGVDDETAAAALARLHELYAEVGRRENRLAELGAKKVTRSLAEQHADLHPIVALFSECHELFGHPTYGDQAAELATKTAKRARKTAITLMFDTQSSRKEAIPPKLVELVSVNACFYVKTWRSNDGFLGDGSFAAGIRATELRPGRDRGTSLITGVSDAPFELLRWYFIEVDDDTGYDAAADVIARAMTQVHPATPVQANTKPTTVEQRDLLDDLDEVLGTERVRLADVPALLRDLAPTWGPYLALTGAQLRERLTELRVKTTNKGNVPRLDPADLRRAIADKATADLDDNE
- a CDS encoding GntR family transcriptional regulator — protein: MSLDPDDPRPPYQQVSSSLRAAILTKKEGFAPGDKLPSGPELARRYTVARGTVDKALELLRSEGLIITRQGSGSFVRERTERPVGLRPHIEAAFAEPQVTLDFAGFSSETLYNAMQEPLDKIRSGRLTPESITVRLLLPDTTVPMAVPVLVDGLRDEVALRDRARNIALTNAGGIEHSVGVLAEYGLVKSVSVEVRVHKASSLFKLYILNRKEAFFGFYPLRERSLSLEGEPRTFFDVTGKDTTLFHHSAGPDDASLGSLYIQQAQLWFDSVWNTIAYERQP
- a CDS encoding DUF5357 domain-containing protein — encoded protein: MPQKGKLGPWITGLVIAVFAFQNPEKAASLINQFFDAVGRFAGALG
- a CDS encoding WhiB family transcriptional regulator, producing MTATPLEELPAMTALGAMDLRGRPVTGAQCRFDPELHTGPDGEESPDERAARELVAAQVCESCPLRAQCLELAMQIRPEFGVWAGFTAAELAVDLSGVDLSDLNLFAPDLNEVA
- a CDS encoding RRQRL motif-containing zinc-binding protein — protein: MDPAGDRWGVPTWSWGQAPAHLLTRAQLRDRGLCPGGQPVAGQILWRSRRAARDGWTRAAYLYDVRLAKPRRPATPAQLRALAKALAARRTCPRCGRDAGYVLPQRIGACLTCADPWELGRA
- a CDS encoding NUDIX domain-containing protein; amino-acid sequence: MSTADTAAVHAALTRHYDRMRRTNPRTYTHPSVLQGIRDGAAWADPEMDPTRIDWEARQAAAAIPFKVVDGRPVNPCEKTSVSRGRNELGHWGEALAADALVSLHDTSGRRWILMVERGDGHGWALPGGFVDPGETPAAAAARELAEETGLVLSASYFTATAPRYVPDPRASDEAWMVTVLSIADLARVDILDFPRVAGVDDARRAEWVPAPSYRVLTGVLAEVHDGQVFPAHTAMLRTALDGAPARGTATTHLHGRK